The Brachyhypopomus gauderio isolate BG-103 chromosome 2, BGAUD_0.2, whole genome shotgun sequence genome contains a region encoding:
- the LOC143508692 gene encoding LOW QUALITY PROTEIN: uncharacterized protein LOC143508692 (The sequence of the model RefSeq protein was modified relative to this genomic sequence to represent the inferred CDS: inserted 2 bases in 1 codon) yields the protein MTQNSGNRQEYQNNCIIAVVLAGTAEQKVNTLTTITYNLAKERFGIEEKKGNIKATYQPSRREREMHRLRGEIKNLTKLFKSASVEEREGIKDLTSQLREHLCRLRRAESTRKKRKDKENKRSQFTKDPFRFTRSLLGEAKSGRMTSPREDVEAFLRNTHNDASRNQALDANPRINNVKPPEKELNITEPSWKEVQEVVKKARTGSAPGPSCIHYKVYKKCPMLLQRLWKLFRRIWRKGTIPLCWKKAEGCFVPKEDNSXTIDQFRTISLLSVEGKIFFSVLARRMTSYMTENGYINTAIQKGGIPGFSGCLEHTGVLSQMIHEAKASKGNLTVVWLDLANAYGSIPHALIHVALDHYHIPQHIKGMITSYFGGIQLRFKTAQFTTQWQSLEKGIVTGCTISPILFLMGMNLLITAAGTEARGPKMESGICQPPKRGYMDDLTVTTTTHVEARWVLTVLDHMVMWARMKFKPKKCRSMVIRNGKVTSRFKLYVQEEVIPSIEENPIKCLGKWFDESLKDRNSIASTEKQMEEWLRRIEKSGLPGKFKAWLYQHGLLPRLMWLLTVYEVPMTCVEGVERKINKYLRKWLGIPPSFTSVGLYIRSGQLQLPLSSVVEEYKVAKCRVVMTYRDSQDEQVRYAGITTRSGRKWAANASVAQAESVLKLRDIIGVPCIGRQGLGTSHFQQWRKAGTRDRRAMIQEEVRNLEEERRRSRAVELASQGAWTRWDLPMRKITWADLWRLEPFRISFLLRSVYDTLPTPTNLQRWGLREDPLCRLCQERGTMAHMLSGCKTGLTQGRYRWRHDKVLMTLANTLEQERKKKRQPLRKTTAIQFVREGEKPPTTATTRTSLLQKVQAWEMKVDLGGRLNFPQVVQTTLRPDVVLWSEDAKKDHPH from the exons ATGACACAGAACTCCGGGAACAGGCAGGAGTATCAG AACAACTGCATTATTGCAGTTGTTCTAGCAGGAACGGCTGAGCAGAAAGTCAATACTCTCACAACAATAACCTACAACCTGGCCAAAGAACGGTTTGGAATTGAGGAGAAGAAAGGTAACATCAAAGCCACATACCAGCCAAGCAGAAGGGAAAGGGAAATGCATCGTCTGAGGGGAGAAATCAAGAATCTCACCAAGCTGTTCAAAAGCGCCTCTGTTGAGGAAAGGGAAGGCATTAAGGATCTGACAAGTCAACTCCGGGAGCATCTCTGCAGACTCCGAAGAGCAGAAAGTACTCGGAAGAAGAGGAAGGATAAGGAGAACAAAAGATCCCAGTTCACCAAAGACCCCTTCAGATTCACAAGATCACTGCTGGGTGAAGCAAAATCAGGAAGGATGACCAGCCCCAGGGAGGATGTGGAAGCGTTCTTGAGGAACACTCACAATGACGCATCTAGGAACCAGGCCCTGGATGCCAACCCAAGAATTAACAACGTAAAACCTCCGGAAAAAGAGCTCAACATCACTGAACCATCTTGGAAGGAAGTCCAAGAGGTGGTGAAGAAGGCCAGAACAGGATCTGCCCCTGGCCCAAGTTGTATACACTACAAGGTGTATAAGAAATGCCCAATGCTCCTGCAGAGGCTGTGGAAGCTGTTCCGGAGGATCTGGAGAAAGGGTACCATTCCATTATGCTGGAAGAAGGCAGAGGGCTGCTTTGTACCAAAGGAGGATAACTC AACTATTGACCAATTCAGAACAATATCACTACTAAGTGTAGAGGGCAAAATCTTCTTTTCTGTACTGGCCAGGAGGATGACCTCATACATGACAGAGAATGGATATATCAACACCGCTATCCAGAAAGGTGGAATCCCAGGCTTCTCAGGATGCCTGGAACATACCGGAGTTCTCAGTCAGATGATCCATGAAGCTAAAGCCAGTAAAGGCAACTTGACTGTTGTCTGGCTGGATTTGGCCAACGCCTATGGATCAATCCCTCATGCCCTCATCCATGTAGCACTAGACCACTACCACATCCCTCAGCACATCAAGGGAATGATCACCAGCTACTTTGGAGGAATCCAACTACGATTCAAGACAGCCCAATTTACAACACAGTGGCAAAGTTTGGAAAAAGGAATCGTGACTGGTTGTACAATCTCCCCCATCCTCTTTCTCATGGGAATGAACCTCCTAATAACAGCTGCAGGAACGGAAGCCAGGGGTCCAAAGATGGAATCAGGCATCTGTCAACCCCCAAAAAGAGGTTACATGGATGACCTTACAGTGACGACCACGACCCATGTGGAGGCGAGGTGGGTGCTAACTGTTCTGGACCACATGGTAATGTGGGCCAGGATGAAGTTTAAGCCGAAGAAATGCAGGAGCATGGTGATCAGGAATGGGAAGGTGACCAGCAGGTTCAAGCTTTATGTGCAAGAGGAAGTGATTCCATCGATAGAGGAGAATCCAATCAAGTGCCTCGGAAAGTGGTTTGATGAATCACTGAAGGACAGGAACAGCATTGCCAGCACAGAAAAGCAGATGGAGGAATGGTTGAGAAGGATTGAGAAATCAGGGCTCCCGGGGAAGTTTAAAGCATGGCTCTATCAACACGGACTGTTACCAAGACTCATGTGGCTGCTGACTGTGTACGAAGTCCCAATGACGTGTGTGGAAGGAGTGGAGAGGAAGATCAATAAGTACCTCCGGAAGTGGTTGGGAATCCCTCCAAGCTTCACTTCAGTAGGCCTCTATATAAGATCAGGGCAGCTCCAACTCCCACTGTCATCTGTGGTTGAGGAATACAAAGTGGCAAAGTGCAGAGTCGTAATGACATACAGAGACTCTCAGGATGAACAAGTCAGATATGCCGGCATCACTACAAGATCAGGACGCAAGTGGGCAGCTAATGCATCTGTTGCACAAGCTGAGAGCGTGCTGAAACTTCGTGACATCATTGGGGTGCCATGCATAGGAAGACAGGGCCTTGGAACCTCCCATTTCCAACAGTGGAGGAAGGCAGGAACTAGGGACAGAAGAGCCATGATTCAGGAGGAGGTACGGAATCTGGAGGAGGAAAGACGAAGGTCAAGGGCAGTGGAGCTAGCTTCACAAGGAGCCTGGACCAGATGGGACCTCCCCATGAGGAAGATCACCTGGGCGGACCTGTGGAGACTGGAGCCATTCCGCATTTCCTTCCTGCTGAGATCAGTGTATGACACACTCCCAACCCCAACAAACTTGCAAAGGTGGGGCCTGAGAGAGGACCCATTGTGCAGGCTTTGCCAAGAGAGGGGCACCATGGCACACATGCTCTCTGGGTGTAAAACAGGACTAACCCAAGGAAGGTACAGGTGGCGCCATGACAAGGTGCTCATGACACTGGCCAACACCTTAGAGCAGGAGAGGAAAAAGAAACGTCAACCACTGCGGAAAACAACAGCAATCCAGTTTGTAAGGGAGGGGGAAAAGCCACCAACCACAGCAACAACAAGAACTAGTCTGCTACAAAAGGTCCAAGCATGGGAAATGAAGGTCGACCTTGGAGGAAGGCTGAACTTCCCCCAGGTTGTTCAGACAACCCTTAGGCCGGATGTGGTACTGTGGTCGGAAGACGCAAAAAAAGATCATCCTCATTGA